The Anolis carolinensis isolate JA03-04 chromosome 2, rAnoCar3.1.pri, whole genome shotgun sequence genome has a window encoding:
- the LOC103280688 gene encoding serine protease inhibitor Kazal-type 1: MKVTCIFLLFAVGIFCYSANAEIGVSGEKEPACEHYHPPACPRNLDPICGTDGVTYANECLLCNENRKRNLHIKIKKSGNC, from the exons ATGAAAGTAACTTGCATATTCCTCCTCTTTGCGGTGGGGATTTTCTGTTATTCAG CCAATGCAGAAATTGGTGTCAGTGGTGAAAAAGAG CCAGCTTGTGAGCATTACCATCCACCCGCATGCCCTAGAAATCTCGATCCCATCTGTGGGACTGATGGAGTGACTTATGCCAATGAATGTCTCCTGTGCAATGAGAATCG GAAAAGGAATTTGCACATCAAAATTAAGAAATCTGGAAACTGCTGA